Proteins found in one Lutimonas zeaxanthinifaciens genomic segment:
- the rny gene encoding ribonuclease Y — translation MIETTISIAIVALILGYFIAKLLEKKKASSTLKNVREQASTILKEAKIEADGIKKDKILQAKEKFIELKSEHEKVIISRDKKINEAEKRIREKESKVSQELDRNKKLNNSLDQKNKQLQNRLELIEKKNQEIEKLHKRQVEQLETISGVSADEAKKELVETLKEEAKSDAMAFMQSTIEEAKMGAQQEAKKIILNTIQRIGVEQTIDNCVSVFNLENDDVKGRIIGREGRNIRAIESTTGVEIIVDDTPEAIILSCFDPVRREIARLSLHKLVTDGRIHPARIEEVVAKTTKEINEEIIEVGKRAVIDLGIHGLHPELIKTVGRMKYRSSYGQNLLQHSREVANLCAIMASELGLNPKIAKRAGLLHDIGKVPDTDTELPHAILGMQWAEKYNEKADVCNAIGAHHDEIEMKSLYAPIIQVCDAISGARPGARRQVVDSYIQRLKELEDVAFAFNGVQKAYAIQAGRELRVIVESEKVDDTKAAELSFNITQKIQNDMTYPGQVRVTVIRETRVVNVAK, via the coding sequence ATGATAGAAACAACCATAAGTATAGCAATTGTAGCCCTTATTTTGGGATATTTTATTGCTAAACTACTAGAAAAGAAGAAGGCTTCATCAACGCTGAAAAACGTTCGTGAGCAGGCTTCCACGATATTGAAAGAAGCTAAGATAGAGGCTGACGGAATCAAGAAAGACAAGATTTTGCAGGCTAAAGAAAAATTTATTGAGTTAAAGTCGGAACATGAAAAGGTCATCATCTCCAGAGATAAAAAGATCAATGAAGCGGAGAAAAGAATCCGAGAGAAAGAATCAAAAGTGTCCCAGGAGCTTGACAGAAACAAGAAACTCAACAACTCACTTGATCAAAAAAACAAGCAATTACAGAACCGTCTTGAACTGATTGAGAAAAAGAACCAGGAGATTGAGAAGTTGCATAAAAGACAGGTGGAGCAGCTTGAAACCATTTCAGGTGTGTCGGCAGATGAGGCAAAAAAAGAATTGGTCGAAACCCTGAAAGAAGAAGCGAAAAGTGACGCTATGGCCTTTATGCAAAGCACCATAGAAGAGGCTAAAATGGGAGCTCAGCAGGAGGCGAAAAAAATTATATTAAATACAATTCAAAGGATAGGAGTAGAGCAAACGATAGACAATTGTGTATCGGTTTTTAATCTTGAGAATGACGATGTGAAAGGGCGGATCATTGGTAGAGAAGGACGAAATATTCGAGCTATAGAATCTACAACCGGTGTTGAAATTATTGTAGATGATACCCCTGAGGCAATTATTTTATCCTGCTTTGATCCTGTAAGACGAGAGATAGCTAGATTGTCGTTGCATAAGCTTGTTACCGATGGCCGAATACATCCGGCGCGCATCGAGGAGGTCGTAGCCAAAACGACGAAAGAGATCAATGAGGAAATCATTGAAGTAGGGAAGAGGGCAGTCATTGACCTCGGGATTCACGGACTACACCCGGAGCTGATAAAAACTGTTGGACGAATGAAGTACAGATCTTCATATGGTCAAAACTTACTGCAGCATTCGAGGGAAGTCGCCAATCTATGTGCGATTATGGCATCAGAACTTGGATTGAACCCGAAGATTGCAAAAAGAGCCGGTCTGTTACATGATATCGGAAAGGTTCCGGATACAGATACAGAATTACCACATGCTATATTAGGAATGCAATGGGCAGAGAAATACAATGAAAAGGCGGATGTGTGCAATGCTATTGGAGCACATCATGATGAAATCGAAATGAAATCCTTGTATGCACCGATAATTCAGGTTTGTGACGCGATTTCGGGCGCCAGGCCAGGGGCAAGGCGACAGGTCGTGGATTCTTATATTCAGAGACTCAAGGAGCTCGAGGATGTGGCCTTTGCTTTTAATGGAGTACAAAAAGCCTATGCGATACAAGCAGGTAGAGAATTACGAGTCATTGTGGAGAGTGAAAAAGTAGATGACACCAAAGCCGCTGAATTATCATTTAACATTACCCAAAAAATTCAAAATGATATGACATACCCCGGACAGGTTCGAGTTACCGTTATTCGGGAGACACGTGTTGTAAATGTTGCTAAATAG
- a CDS encoding cell division protein ZapA, with protein sequence MNNILKIKVTIADRVYPLTIRDEREEEGIRRAVKNINEMVKQFEQNYEVRDKQDVLAMCALQFASQKEVKSVHDDQDSKKIESKLSELNNLLDSHIA encoded by the coding sequence ATGAATAATATTCTGAAAATTAAAGTTACCATAGCAGACAGAGTCTATCCATTGACTATTCGAGATGAAAGAGAGGAAGAAGGAATAAGACGTGCCGTAAAGAATATCAATGAAATGGTAAAGCAGTTTGAACAGAATTATGAGGTTAGAGATAAACAGGATGTATTAGCAATGTGTGCCCTGCAGTTTGCGTCTCAGAAGGAAGTTAAAAGTGTTCATGATGATCAGGATTCGAAAAAAATAGAAAGCAAACTGAGTGAATTGAATAATTTATTGGATTCACATATTGCATAA